Proteins encoded within one genomic window of Bemisia tabaci chromosome 2, PGI_BMITA_v3:
- the LOC109041874 gene encoding uncharacterized protein: protein MRPCLGASALLLLCTYLVGTDGVCNHGSDPLPPKDTAGNYSSNESTLSLQQDTVSAGDSSRAFADAVSFTNPQLEQNNDLELRQVADLATAADSSPYLTPPAAGAPSESYGPPSGSSGPPSQSYLPPSDSYGPPSGGPDSHDHSSGPHGGPGSSGPSGPPSDSYGPPSDSYGPPSDGPPSGSYFGPPPPPSFGSSSFGPPPKSSHGPPKFFGPPPKSSYGPPKSSYGPPPKPSYGPPPRPEYGPPKPEYGPPKPEYGPPKPEYGPPKPEYGPPKPEYGPPKPEYGPPKPEYGPPKPEYGPPPKPEYGPPPKPFFGSPPKPHFGPPKPSYGPPKPQYGPPPKPSYGPPKPEYGPPPKPSYGPPPKPSYGPPPKPSYGPPPKPSYGPPPKPSYGPPPKPSYGPPKPEYGPPPKPEYGPPPRPEYGPPPKPEYGPPKPEYGPPPKPEYGPPPKPEYGPPKPSFSSPPKPSYGPPPKPSYGPPKPEYGPPPKPEYGPPPKPEYGPPKPSFVAPPKPSYGAPHGSGPPTPPHITYDGWRPMPGSARPQAQDGYHGIGGPINVPSNSYLPQPASDLPSPHSGPGHDLAPPSAGQHPSDSYGVPPSGQHPSDSYGAPPAGQHPSDSYGAPPIGQQPSDSYGVPPSGGSGSNCCGAPPNNYAPQGDHGPPEQHPGGISYGVPSGKQVEGPHHLQPKVPVKFREPVPSGLIEAQAGKQTFHGQSYIPPAVPELPTGGPSGQYGAPSGGQHGGHQEQHPIPQDVLQGLTQHGSQIDIQPSIQVGLDSSDNYPAAPSGAYGPPGGDPHGSQYAASQDALSFAAPGHFGSGNNYVPRNTDNVLQSGDYDQTNAADAGQSPQPIQYSTIKLDQMSNGVDGNVGFFQQNPFAYNAGNQMYQVQGLGAAAQDQVLSSSLLQDILNAIEHQQLAPSEAAAAGSEAKHKWVDLTNYQSSAATESTPSLSTTVTAQ from the coding sequence ATGAGGCCTTGCCTGGGCGCAAGTGCCCTGCTCCTGCTGTGTACATACCTTGTCGGCACGGATGGCGTGTGCAACCACGGTTCGGACCCACTTCCACCCAAAGACACGGCCGGTAATTACTCCTCTAACGAATCTACCCTCTCTTTGCAGCAAGACACAGTCTCCGCCGGCGACAGTTCGCGGGCATTTGCCGACGCCGTCAGCTTCACGAATCCCCAACTGGAGCAAAACAACGACCTAGAGCTGAGACAGGTTGCCGACCTAGCCACCGCAGCTGACAGCAGCCCTTATCTCACTCCACCGGCAGCTGGAGCGCCCTCGGAGTCTTACGGGCCCCCATCGGGTTCGTCCGGCCCTCCGTCGCAATCATACCTGCCCCCGTCAGACTCTTACGGACCACCGTCTGGTGGACCGGACTCCCATGATCATTCTTCCGGGCCTCATGGTGGCCCAGGAAGCTCCGGTCCTAGTGGACCTCCCTCAGACTCCTATGGCCCTCCTTCAGACTCCTACGGTCCTCCCTCTGATGGACCGCCCTCTGGCTCTTACTTCGGCCCACCGCCTCCTCCATCCTTTGGCTCTTCGTCCTTCGGCCCACCTCCGAAGTCATCTCACGGCCCACCCAAGTTTTTTGGTCCCCCACCTAAGTCTTCTTACGGACCACCTAAATCGTCGTATGGACCACCCCCTAAGCCATCTTATGGACCACCACCAAGGCCAGAATATGGACCACCAAAGCCAGAGTATGGGCCACCAAAGCCAGAGTACGGGCCACCAAAGCCAGAGTACGGGCCACCAAAGCCAGAGTACGGACCACCAAAGCCAGAGTATGGGCCCCCCAAGCCAGAATATGGACCGCCAAAGCCTGAATACGGACCTCCCAAACCTGAGTATGGACCTCCCCCAAAGCCGGAGTATGGGCCTCCTCCGAAACCATTTTTTGGTTCACCACCTAAGCCACACTTTGGACCACCCAAACCATCGTATGGACCACCAAAACCTCAATACGGCCCTCCGCCAAAACCATCTTACGGCCCACCAAAGCCAGAGTATGGACCGCCACCTAAGCCCTCATACGGTCCACCTCCTAAACCATCTTATGGTCCACCTCCTAAGCCATCTTATGGTCCACCGCCTAAGCCATCTTATGGTCCACCACCAAAGCCATCATATGGACCCCCTCCCAAGCCCTCATATGGGCCACCAAAACCTGAATACGGTCCACCACCAAAACCTGAATATGGTCCACCTCCAAGGCCAGAATATGGTCCTCCTCCCAAGCCAGAATATGGTCCGCCGAAGCCAGAATATGGACCCCCGCCAAAACCAGAATACGGGCCTCCCCCAAAACCAGAGTATGGACCACCGAAACCATCCTTTAGTTCTCCTCCTAAGCCATCCTACGGGCCTCCACCAAAACCGTCATATGGGCCACCAAAACCTGAATATGGCCCTCCACCGAAACCGGAATATGGTCCGCCACCAAAACCAGAGTACGGCCCCCCAAAGCCATCCTTTGTAGCTCCTCCAAAACCATCGTACGGAGCACCCCACGGCAGCGGACCTCCAACACCACCACACATTACCTACGATGGCTGGCGACCAATGCCCGGCTCAGCAAGGCCTCAAGCTCAAGATGGATATCACGGTATTGGCGGGCCCATAAACGTTCCAAGCAATAGCTATCTACCTCAACCGGCCTCTGATCTTCCTTCTCCTCATTCTGGGCCCGGCCATGACTTGGCACCCCCTTCAGCTGGTCAACATCCTAGTGATAGCTACGGCGTGCCACCCTCGGGGCAACACCCCAGTGATAGCTATGGCGCCCCACCTGCTGGTCAACATCCCAGTGACAGCTATGGAGCTCCACCCATTGGTCAACAACCGAGTGACAGCTATGGCGTTCCTCCGTCAGGCGGCTCTGGATCAAACTGTTGCGGCGCACCTCCCAACAATTACGCCCCCCAGGGCGATCATGGTCCTCCGGAACAACATCCTGGCGGCATCTCATACGGCGTGCCCTCCGGTAAACAAGTCGAGGGCCCCCACCATCTTCAGCCCAAGGTCCCGGTGAAGTTCCGCGAACCTGTGCCATCAGGTCTCATCGAGGCACAAGCTGGAAAGCAGACCTTCCACGGTCAGTCCTACATCCCACCCGCCGTACCCGAGCTCCCAACTGGCGGTCCCTCAGGTCAATACGGTGCTCCGTCAGGCGGTCAGCACGGTGGTCACCAAGAGCAACATCCCATCCCTCAAGACGTCTTGCAGGGCTTAACGCAACACGGAAGCCAGATAGACATCCAGCCTTCGATCCAAGTCGGGCTCGACTCTTCGGACAACTACCCAGCGGCTCCGAGTGGCGCCTACGGTCCTCCCGGGGGAGACCCTCACGGGTCCCAATACGCAGCATCTCAAGACGCGCTATCTTTCGCGGCACCGGGTCACTTCGGGAGCGGTAACAACTACGTGCCCCGAAACACGGATAACGTCCTCCAGTCCGGGGACTACGACCAGACCAACGCAGCAGACGCAGGTCAGAGTCCACAACCGATACAGTATTCCACGATAAAGCTCGACCAGATGAGCAACGGCGTGGACGGGAATGTCGGATTCTTCCAGCAGAATCCTTTCGCCTACAACGCAGGCAACCAGATGTACCAGGTGCAAGGCCTCGGTGCTGCAGCGCAGGACCAGGTGCTGTCGAGCAGTCTGCTCCAAGACATTCTCAACGCGATCGAGCACCAACAGCTGGCGCCGAGCGAGGCGGCCGCCGCAGGATCCGAAGCCAAGCACAAGTGGGTGGACCTCACCAACTACCAGAGCTCCGCGGCGACAGAGTCAACGCCTAGTTTAAGTACCACTGTCACTGCACAATAA